In the genome of Mytilus edulis chromosome 3, xbMytEdul2.2, whole genome shotgun sequence, one region contains:
- the LOC139517189 gene encoding lipopolysaccharide-induced tumor necrosis factor-alpha factor homolog: protein MSTGPPPIYTEKGNDGPLPVFPAPPGPNEAPPGYTQTSHYSQNFVVVNQPGMMRCQSFLETPVRTTCPSCRADILTSTHYETGTFTWVACLVIAFVGLWLFCCLIPFCMNACKDVVHTCPSCRHTVGRFSRA, encoded by the exons ATGTCTACAGGACCACCACCGATATATACCGAGAAAGGAAATGATGGACCATTACCAGTATTCCCAGCACCACCAGGACCAAATGAAGCACCACCAG gaTATACGCAAACTTCACATTACTCACAAAACTTTGTGGTGGTCAATCAGCCTGGTATGATGAGATGCCAATCATTCCTTGAAACACCTGTCCGGACAACATGTCCATCGTGTCGAGCGGATATTCTTACATCTACACATTACGAAACTGGTACTTTTACATGGGTTGCATGcttagttattgcatttgttgG GTTATGGTTATTTTGCTGTTTGATACCGTTTTGTATGAATGCGTGCAAGGATGTAGTTCACACTTGTCCAAGCTGTAGACACACAGTGGGACGGTTTAGCAGAGCTTGA